The Excalfactoria chinensis isolate bCotChi1 chromosome 10, bCotChi1.hap2, whole genome shotgun sequence genome has a segment encoding these proteins:
- the SPPL2A gene encoding signal peptide peptidase-like 2A isoform X4 → MAASGSSSPTPWSCQVENSPLPAQSQRRHGTGGSAAGKAGSPATRSARISFAPPAANSPAAGSQTPRSAAPPSGRARGRPSPPRRGKGPRCPGRRRQPPAEEEVEPPREPAAEAQCWARGGPYPSGWRRPRKMRAAVLLWAALCGSLLPPVDADEGILHASGNGVTPLTKDYCIAYNSNWISLPGSLDNATFRSLENLTSTVLCDSSEVPAVVMKDKAVVVMRGNCTFLEKARIAQSLGAKMLLIASKARLSPPSDNKTDFENLSLPVALIRYDDIVDMQLTLGNEINVTLYSPPLPEFDCSMVVIFVIAVFTVALGAYWSGVAELENLKATASPGDRETRRKKEENVTFTTLTVVLFVVICCVMLILLYFFYKWLVYVIILVFCLASAMSLYNCLAALIGEIPFGQCRIACGNRNIEVRLIFLAAFCIAAAAVWAVFRNEDRWAWMLQDILGIAFCLNFIKTLKMPNFKSCVILLGLLLLYDVFFVFITPFITKNGASIMVEVAAGPFGNSEKLPVVIRVPRLEYSAATLCDMPFSLLGFGDIIVPGLLVAYCRRFDVQTSSSSVYYVSCTIAYAIGMVLTFVVLALMKMGQPALLYLVPCTLITSSLVAWRRKEMKKFWKGSSYQVSDSPRTPLLQDDGTSGLPRK, encoded by the exons ATGGCAGCATCAGGTAGCAGCAGCCCAACGCCTTGGAGCTGTCAGGTGGAAAACTCGCCGCTGCCTGCACAGTCACAGCGAAGGCACGGGACGGGAGGAAGCGCTGCTGGAAAGGCGGGCAGCCCGGCTACACGGAGCGCTCGCATTTCCTTCGCGCCGCCGGCCGCCAACAGCCCCGCAGCGGGCAGCCAGACCCCGCGCAGCGCAGCGCCGCCCTCAGGCCGAGCCCGGGGCCGCCCGTCCCCGCCGCGCCGAGGGAAGGGGCCGCGCTGTCCCGGCCGGCGGCGGCAGCCCCCGGCGGAAGAGGAAGTGGAGCCTCCCCGGGAGCCGGCGGCCGAGGCTCAGTGTTGGGCGCGGGGCGGCCCGTATCCGAGCGGGTGGCGGCGGCCGAGGAAGATGAGGGCCGCCGTGCTGCTGTGGGCCGCGCTGTGCGGATCGCTGCTCCCGCCG GTAGATGCAGATGAGGGAATCCTGCACGCTTCTGGAAATGGTGTAACTCCCTTAACAAAGGATTACTGCATAGCTTACAATTCTAACTGGATATCTCTCCCAGGCAGCCTGGACAATGCT aCTTTCAGGTCTCTGGAAAACCTGACTTCTACTGTACTCTGCGATTCTTCTGAAGTTCCTGCTGTTGTAATGAAGGACAAAGCAGTTGTTGTGATGAGAGGGAACTGCACTTTTCTGGAAAAAGCAAGAATTGCTCAAAGTTTGGGTGCTAAAATGCTGTTGATTGCCAGTAAAGCTAGGCTG TCTCCTCCTTCAGATAACAAGACTGATTTTGAAAATTTATCTCTGCCAGTTGCTCTTATAAGATACGACGACATAGTGGATATGCAGCTG ACCCTTGGAAATGAAATTAACGTGACTCTCTATTCACCACCTTTGCCGGAGTTTGATTGCAGTATGGTTGTCATCTTTGTAATTGCTGTGTTCACTGTGGCACTCGGGGCCTATTGGAGCGGAGTAGCAGAACT TGAGAATTTGAAAGCAACAGCAAGTCCTGGGGACAGAGAAACAAGAcggaagaaggaggaaaatgttACTTTCACCACTCTAACAGTTGTCTTGTTTGTTGTCATCTGTTGTGTCATGCTGATTTTACTTTACTTCTTCTACAAGTGGCTAG TGTATGTTATAATACTGGTCTTCTGCTTGGCATCTGCAATGAGCCTGTACAACTGTCTTGCGGCGTTAATAGGAGAAATCCCGTTTGGGCAGTGCAG GATTGCGTGTGGCAACAGAAATATTGAAGTGAGgcttatttttcttgctgcattctgcatagcagcagctgctgtttgggCTGTGTTCCGAAATGAAGATAG GTGGGCTTGGATGCTGCAAGACATTTTGGGAATTGCTTTCTGCCTGAACTTCATTAAGACACTGAAAATGCCCAACTTTAAG tCCTGTGTGATACTCCTAGGCCTTCTTCTTCTCTACGATGTGTTTTTTGTCTTCATAACGCCGTTTATCACAAAG AATGGGGCAAGTATAATGGTTGAAGTCGCAGCAGGTCCTTTTGGAAACAGTGAAAAG TTACCTGTGGTTATTAGAGTGCCTAGACTTGAATACTCAGCAGCAACACTGTGTGACATGCCCTTTTCATTGCTGGGTTTTGGAGACATTATTGTCCCAG GCCTTCTGGTTGCCTATTGTCGAAGATTTGACGTTCAGACAAGTTCTTCTTCTGTATACTATGTTTCCTGTACAATAG CTTACGCCATTGGTATGGTGCTGACTTTTGTTGTTCTGGCGTTAATGAAGATGGGACAACCTGCCCTTCTCTATCTTGTACCATGTACACTCATTACCAGCTCTCTTGTTGCTTGGAGACGCAAAGAGATGAAGAAGTTTTGGAAAGGAAGCAGTTATCAG GTATCGGACTCCCCCAGGACGCCTTTGCTACAAG
- the SPPL2A gene encoding signal peptide peptidase-like 2A isoform X2 produces MAASGSSSPTPWSCQVENSPLPAQSQRRHGTGGSAAGKAGSPATRSARISFAPPAANSPAAGSQTPRSAAPPSGRARGRPSPPRRGKGPRCPGRRRQPPAEEEVEPPREPAAEAQCWARGGPYPSGWRRPRKMRAAVLLWAALCGSLLPPVDADEGILHASGNGVTPLTKDYCIAYNSNWISLPGSLDNATFRSLENLTSTVLCDSSEVPAVVMKDKAVVVMRGNCTFLEKARIAQSLGAKMLLIASKARLSPPSDNKTDFENLSLPVALIRYDDIVDMQLTLGNEINVTLYSPPLPEFDCSMVVIFVIAVFTVALGAYWSGVAELENLKATASPGDRETRRKKEENVTFTTLTVVLFVVICCVMLILLYFFYKWLVYVIILVFCLASAMSLYNCLAALIGEIPFGQCRIACGNRNIEVRLIFLAAFCIAAAAVWAVFRNEDRWAWMLQDILGIAFCLNFIKTLKMPNFKSCVILLGLLLLYDVFFVFITPFITKNGASIMVEVAAGPFGNSEKNDGNLVEVPTERSAPHEKLPVVIRVPRLEYSAATLCDMPFSLLGFGDIIVPGLLVAYCRRFDVQTSSSSVYYVSCTIAYAIGMVLTFVVLALMKMGQPALLYLVPCTLITSSLVAWRRKEMKKFWKGSSYQVSDSPRTPLLQDDGTSGLPRK; encoded by the exons ATGGCAGCATCAGGTAGCAGCAGCCCAACGCCTTGGAGCTGTCAGGTGGAAAACTCGCCGCTGCCTGCACAGTCACAGCGAAGGCACGGGACGGGAGGAAGCGCTGCTGGAAAGGCGGGCAGCCCGGCTACACGGAGCGCTCGCATTTCCTTCGCGCCGCCGGCCGCCAACAGCCCCGCAGCGGGCAGCCAGACCCCGCGCAGCGCAGCGCCGCCCTCAGGCCGAGCCCGGGGCCGCCCGTCCCCGCCGCGCCGAGGGAAGGGGCCGCGCTGTCCCGGCCGGCGGCGGCAGCCCCCGGCGGAAGAGGAAGTGGAGCCTCCCCGGGAGCCGGCGGCCGAGGCTCAGTGTTGGGCGCGGGGCGGCCCGTATCCGAGCGGGTGGCGGCGGCCGAGGAAGATGAGGGCCGCCGTGCTGCTGTGGGCCGCGCTGTGCGGATCGCTGCTCCCGCCG GTAGATGCAGATGAGGGAATCCTGCACGCTTCTGGAAATGGTGTAACTCCCTTAACAAAGGATTACTGCATAGCTTACAATTCTAACTGGATATCTCTCCCAGGCAGCCTGGACAATGCT aCTTTCAGGTCTCTGGAAAACCTGACTTCTACTGTACTCTGCGATTCTTCTGAAGTTCCTGCTGTTGTAATGAAGGACAAAGCAGTTGTTGTGATGAGAGGGAACTGCACTTTTCTGGAAAAAGCAAGAATTGCTCAAAGTTTGGGTGCTAAAATGCTGTTGATTGCCAGTAAAGCTAGGCTG TCTCCTCCTTCAGATAACAAGACTGATTTTGAAAATTTATCTCTGCCAGTTGCTCTTATAAGATACGACGACATAGTGGATATGCAGCTG ACCCTTGGAAATGAAATTAACGTGACTCTCTATTCACCACCTTTGCCGGAGTTTGATTGCAGTATGGTTGTCATCTTTGTAATTGCTGTGTTCACTGTGGCACTCGGGGCCTATTGGAGCGGAGTAGCAGAACT TGAGAATTTGAAAGCAACAGCAAGTCCTGGGGACAGAGAAACAAGAcggaagaaggaggaaaatgttACTTTCACCACTCTAACAGTTGTCTTGTTTGTTGTCATCTGTTGTGTCATGCTGATTTTACTTTACTTCTTCTACAAGTGGCTAG TGTATGTTATAATACTGGTCTTCTGCTTGGCATCTGCAATGAGCCTGTACAACTGTCTTGCGGCGTTAATAGGAGAAATCCCGTTTGGGCAGTGCAG GATTGCGTGTGGCAACAGAAATATTGAAGTGAGgcttatttttcttgctgcattctgcatagcagcagctgctgtttgggCTGTGTTCCGAAATGAAGATAG GTGGGCTTGGATGCTGCAAGACATTTTGGGAATTGCTTTCTGCCTGAACTTCATTAAGACACTGAAAATGCCCAACTTTAAG tCCTGTGTGATACTCCTAGGCCTTCTTCTTCTCTACGATGTGTTTTTTGTCTTCATAACGCCGTTTATCACAAAG AATGGGGCAAGTATAATGGTTGAAGTCGCAGCAGGTCCTTTTGGAAACAGTGAAAAG AATGATGGAAACTTGGTGGAAGTCCCTACTGAACGCTCAGCTCCCCATGAGAAA TTACCTGTGGTTATTAGAGTGCCTAGACTTGAATACTCAGCAGCAACACTGTGTGACATGCCCTTTTCATTGCTGGGTTTTGGAGACATTATTGTCCCAG GCCTTCTGGTTGCCTATTGTCGAAGATTTGACGTTCAGACAAGTTCTTCTTCTGTATACTATGTTTCCTGTACAATAG CTTACGCCATTGGTATGGTGCTGACTTTTGTTGTTCTGGCGTTAATGAAGATGGGACAACCTGCCCTTCTCTATCTTGTACCATGTACACTCATTACCAGCTCTCTTGTTGCTTGGAGACGCAAAGAGATGAAGAAGTTTTGGAAAGGAAGCAGTTATCAG GTATCGGACTCCCCCAGGACGCCTTTGCTACAAG
- the SPPL2A gene encoding signal peptide peptidase-like 2A isoform X3, protein MAASGSSSPTPWSCQVENSPLPAQSQRRHGTGGSAAGKAGSPATRSARISFAPPAANSPAAGSQTPRSAAPPSGRARGRPSPPRRGKGPRCPGRRRQPPAEEEVEPPREPAAEAQCWARGGPYPSGWRRPRKMRAAVLLWAALCGSLLPPVDADEGILHASGNGVTPLTKDYCIAYNSNWISLPGSLDNATFRSLENLTSTVLCDSSEVPAVVMKDKAVVVMRGNCTFLEKARIAQSLGAKMLLIASKARLSPPSDNKTDFENLSLPVALIRYDDIVDMQLTLGNEINVTLYSPPLPEFDCSMVVIFVIAVFTVALGAYWSGVAELENLKATASPGDRETRRKKEENVTFTTLTVVLFVVICCVMLILLYFFYKWLVYVIILVFCLASAMSLYNCLAALIGEIPFGQCRIACGNRNIEVRLIFLAAFCIAAAAVWAVFRNEDRWAWMLQDILGIAFCLNFIKTLKMPNFKSCVILLGLLLLYDVFFVFITPFITKNGASIMVEVAAGPFGNSEKLPVVIRVPRLEYSAATLCDMPFSLLGFGDIIVPGLLVAYCRRFDVQTSSSSVYYVSCTIAYAIGMVLTFVVLALMKMGQPALLYLVPCTLITSSLVAWRRKEMKKFWKGSSYQMMEHLDYPGNEEGAAPASEQPGGQ, encoded by the exons ATGGCAGCATCAGGTAGCAGCAGCCCAACGCCTTGGAGCTGTCAGGTGGAAAACTCGCCGCTGCCTGCACAGTCACAGCGAAGGCACGGGACGGGAGGAAGCGCTGCTGGAAAGGCGGGCAGCCCGGCTACACGGAGCGCTCGCATTTCCTTCGCGCCGCCGGCCGCCAACAGCCCCGCAGCGGGCAGCCAGACCCCGCGCAGCGCAGCGCCGCCCTCAGGCCGAGCCCGGGGCCGCCCGTCCCCGCCGCGCCGAGGGAAGGGGCCGCGCTGTCCCGGCCGGCGGCGGCAGCCCCCGGCGGAAGAGGAAGTGGAGCCTCCCCGGGAGCCGGCGGCCGAGGCTCAGTGTTGGGCGCGGGGCGGCCCGTATCCGAGCGGGTGGCGGCGGCCGAGGAAGATGAGGGCCGCCGTGCTGCTGTGGGCCGCGCTGTGCGGATCGCTGCTCCCGCCG GTAGATGCAGATGAGGGAATCCTGCACGCTTCTGGAAATGGTGTAACTCCCTTAACAAAGGATTACTGCATAGCTTACAATTCTAACTGGATATCTCTCCCAGGCAGCCTGGACAATGCT aCTTTCAGGTCTCTGGAAAACCTGACTTCTACTGTACTCTGCGATTCTTCTGAAGTTCCTGCTGTTGTAATGAAGGACAAAGCAGTTGTTGTGATGAGAGGGAACTGCACTTTTCTGGAAAAAGCAAGAATTGCTCAAAGTTTGGGTGCTAAAATGCTGTTGATTGCCAGTAAAGCTAGGCTG TCTCCTCCTTCAGATAACAAGACTGATTTTGAAAATTTATCTCTGCCAGTTGCTCTTATAAGATACGACGACATAGTGGATATGCAGCTG ACCCTTGGAAATGAAATTAACGTGACTCTCTATTCACCACCTTTGCCGGAGTTTGATTGCAGTATGGTTGTCATCTTTGTAATTGCTGTGTTCACTGTGGCACTCGGGGCCTATTGGAGCGGAGTAGCAGAACT TGAGAATTTGAAAGCAACAGCAAGTCCTGGGGACAGAGAAACAAGAcggaagaaggaggaaaatgttACTTTCACCACTCTAACAGTTGTCTTGTTTGTTGTCATCTGTTGTGTCATGCTGATTTTACTTTACTTCTTCTACAAGTGGCTAG TGTATGTTATAATACTGGTCTTCTGCTTGGCATCTGCAATGAGCCTGTACAACTGTCTTGCGGCGTTAATAGGAGAAATCCCGTTTGGGCAGTGCAG GATTGCGTGTGGCAACAGAAATATTGAAGTGAGgcttatttttcttgctgcattctgcatagcagcagctgctgtttgggCTGTGTTCCGAAATGAAGATAG GTGGGCTTGGATGCTGCAAGACATTTTGGGAATTGCTTTCTGCCTGAACTTCATTAAGACACTGAAAATGCCCAACTTTAAG tCCTGTGTGATACTCCTAGGCCTTCTTCTTCTCTACGATGTGTTTTTTGTCTTCATAACGCCGTTTATCACAAAG AATGGGGCAAGTATAATGGTTGAAGTCGCAGCAGGTCCTTTTGGAAACAGTGAAAAG TTACCTGTGGTTATTAGAGTGCCTAGACTTGAATACTCAGCAGCAACACTGTGTGACATGCCCTTTTCATTGCTGGGTTTTGGAGACATTATTGTCCCAG GCCTTCTGGTTGCCTATTGTCGAAGATTTGACGTTCAGACAAGTTCTTCTTCTGTATACTATGTTTCCTGTACAATAG CTTACGCCATTGGTATGGTGCTGACTTTTGTTGTTCTGGCGTTAATGAAGATGGGACAACCTGCCCTTCTCTATCTTGTACCATGTACACTCATTACCAGCTCTCTTGTTGCTTGGAGACGCAAAGAGATGAAGAAGTTTTGGAAAGGAAGCAGTTATCAG
- the SPPL2A gene encoding signal peptide peptidase-like 2A isoform X1, with protein MAASGSSSPTPWSCQVENSPLPAQSQRRHGTGGSAAGKAGSPATRSARISFAPPAANSPAAGSQTPRSAAPPSGRARGRPSPPRRGKGPRCPGRRRQPPAEEEVEPPREPAAEAQCWARGGPYPSGWRRPRKMRAAVLLWAALCGSLLPPVDADEGILHASGNGVTPLTKDYCIAYNSNWISLPGSLDNATFRSLENLTSTVLCDSSEVPAVVMKDKAVVVMRGNCTFLEKARIAQSLGAKMLLIASKARLSPPSDNKTDFENLSLPVALIRYDDIVDMQLTLGNEINVTLYSPPLPEFDCSMVVIFVIAVFTVALGAYWSGVAELENLKATASPGDRETRRKKEENVTFTTLTVVLFVVICCVMLILLYFFYKWLVYVIILVFCLASAMSLYNCLAALIGEIPFGQCRIACGNRNIEVRLIFLAAFCIAAAAVWAVFRNEDRWAWMLQDILGIAFCLNFIKTLKMPNFKSCVILLGLLLLYDVFFVFITPFITKNGASIMVEVAAGPFGNSEKNDGNLVEVPTERSAPHEKLPVVIRVPRLEYSAATLCDMPFSLLGFGDIIVPGLLVAYCRRFDVQTSSSSVYYVSCTIAYAIGMVLTFVVLALMKMGQPALLYLVPCTLITSSLVAWRRKEMKKFWKGSSYQMMEHLDYPGNEEGAAPASEQPGGQ; from the exons ATGGCAGCATCAGGTAGCAGCAGCCCAACGCCTTGGAGCTGTCAGGTGGAAAACTCGCCGCTGCCTGCACAGTCACAGCGAAGGCACGGGACGGGAGGAAGCGCTGCTGGAAAGGCGGGCAGCCCGGCTACACGGAGCGCTCGCATTTCCTTCGCGCCGCCGGCCGCCAACAGCCCCGCAGCGGGCAGCCAGACCCCGCGCAGCGCAGCGCCGCCCTCAGGCCGAGCCCGGGGCCGCCCGTCCCCGCCGCGCCGAGGGAAGGGGCCGCGCTGTCCCGGCCGGCGGCGGCAGCCCCCGGCGGAAGAGGAAGTGGAGCCTCCCCGGGAGCCGGCGGCCGAGGCTCAGTGTTGGGCGCGGGGCGGCCCGTATCCGAGCGGGTGGCGGCGGCCGAGGAAGATGAGGGCCGCCGTGCTGCTGTGGGCCGCGCTGTGCGGATCGCTGCTCCCGCCG GTAGATGCAGATGAGGGAATCCTGCACGCTTCTGGAAATGGTGTAACTCCCTTAACAAAGGATTACTGCATAGCTTACAATTCTAACTGGATATCTCTCCCAGGCAGCCTGGACAATGCT aCTTTCAGGTCTCTGGAAAACCTGACTTCTACTGTACTCTGCGATTCTTCTGAAGTTCCTGCTGTTGTAATGAAGGACAAAGCAGTTGTTGTGATGAGAGGGAACTGCACTTTTCTGGAAAAAGCAAGAATTGCTCAAAGTTTGGGTGCTAAAATGCTGTTGATTGCCAGTAAAGCTAGGCTG TCTCCTCCTTCAGATAACAAGACTGATTTTGAAAATTTATCTCTGCCAGTTGCTCTTATAAGATACGACGACATAGTGGATATGCAGCTG ACCCTTGGAAATGAAATTAACGTGACTCTCTATTCACCACCTTTGCCGGAGTTTGATTGCAGTATGGTTGTCATCTTTGTAATTGCTGTGTTCACTGTGGCACTCGGGGCCTATTGGAGCGGAGTAGCAGAACT TGAGAATTTGAAAGCAACAGCAAGTCCTGGGGACAGAGAAACAAGAcggaagaaggaggaaaatgttACTTTCACCACTCTAACAGTTGTCTTGTTTGTTGTCATCTGTTGTGTCATGCTGATTTTACTTTACTTCTTCTACAAGTGGCTAG TGTATGTTATAATACTGGTCTTCTGCTTGGCATCTGCAATGAGCCTGTACAACTGTCTTGCGGCGTTAATAGGAGAAATCCCGTTTGGGCAGTGCAG GATTGCGTGTGGCAACAGAAATATTGAAGTGAGgcttatttttcttgctgcattctgcatagcagcagctgctgtttgggCTGTGTTCCGAAATGAAGATAG GTGGGCTTGGATGCTGCAAGACATTTTGGGAATTGCTTTCTGCCTGAACTTCATTAAGACACTGAAAATGCCCAACTTTAAG tCCTGTGTGATACTCCTAGGCCTTCTTCTTCTCTACGATGTGTTTTTTGTCTTCATAACGCCGTTTATCACAAAG AATGGGGCAAGTATAATGGTTGAAGTCGCAGCAGGTCCTTTTGGAAACAGTGAAAAG AATGATGGAAACTTGGTGGAAGTCCCTACTGAACGCTCAGCTCCCCATGAGAAA TTACCTGTGGTTATTAGAGTGCCTAGACTTGAATACTCAGCAGCAACACTGTGTGACATGCCCTTTTCATTGCTGGGTTTTGGAGACATTATTGTCCCAG GCCTTCTGGTTGCCTATTGTCGAAGATTTGACGTTCAGACAAGTTCTTCTTCTGTATACTATGTTTCCTGTACAATAG CTTACGCCATTGGTATGGTGCTGACTTTTGTTGTTCTGGCGTTAATGAAGATGGGACAACCTGCCCTTCTCTATCTTGTACCATGTACACTCATTACCAGCTCTCTTGTTGCTTGGAGACGCAAAGAGATGAAGAAGTTTTGGAAAGGAAGCAGTTATCAG